The following are from one region of the Microcoleus sp. FACHB-831 genome:
- a CDS encoding EAL domain-containing response regulator, producing the protein MKKILVIEDEPSISSLLIKILASEGFDVMSADTGLSGVQMAYKELPDLILCDIMLPFLDGYGILKHLRQNPATAVIPFIFLTGLADRSALRLGMKLGADDYLTKPFTRQELLDAIATRFNKQEVVKQQYTTALKQAAEQLNQLIHYDSLTNLPNRLLLREQFNQTVQQCGMSFTGKSGEGESTRNKPKLQPLGENQELNSSPGAFCFLSDSRMIPILSLSLDRFEWLNRTLGSKGSDLLLQALAERLILCAGDSNSVARLDTSQFAIIVNPTAQKQNAADVAQNILNALSLPFLLNTQELFITVSIGIAVYPEDGCDLDHLLDYSLAAMHGAKNKGGNCYEFYTAALSAKSIATLELESSLHYALERNELQLYYQPKVDVQTLAIVGAEALIRWQHPTRGMVSPVEFIPIAEETGLIVPIGQWVLLTACRQAKIWHDAGFQLSMAVNLSAYQFNQPDLSYQVVEILEDRDLEPKWLELELTESILVQNPEAAIATLKELKGLGIQISVDDFGTGYSSLTYLKQFPFDTLKIDRSFVCNLINDAKNAAITTALIQLAHSLNLTVIAEGVETEAELAFLRQHHCDAMQGYLFSPPVPPPAFELLLKAGKQLHFEL; encoded by the coding sequence ATGAAAAAAATTTTGGTGATAGAAGATGAGCCATCCATTTCCAGCCTCCTAATCAAAATCCTGGCTTCGGAAGGGTTTGATGTCATGTCAGCTGACACGGGTTTGAGTGGCGTGCAGATGGCATATAAAGAGTTGCCGGACTTGATTTTGTGCGATATTATGCTGCCATTTTTGGATGGTTACGGCATCTTAAAGCACTTGCGTCAAAACCCTGCTACAGCTGTGATTCCGTTTATTTTTCTGACTGGTCTAGCGGACAGGTCGGCTCTGCGTTTGGGGATGAAATTGGGAGCGGATGATTATCTTACCAAACCTTTTACGAGACAAGAATTGCTAGACGCGATCGCTACTCGGTTTAATAAACAAGAAGTTGTCAAACAGCAGTACACAACGGCTCTTAAACAGGCAGCAGAACAACTCAATCAGCTAATACACTACGACAGCTTGACCAATCTCCCAAATCGGCTTTTGTTGCGAGAGCAGTTCAATCAAACTGTACAACAATGCGGGATGAGTTTTACAGGCAAGAGCGGGGAGGGAGAAAGCACTAGAAATAAACCAAAATTACAGCCTTTGGGTGAAAATCAAGAACTTAACTCATCTCCTGGAGCCTTTTGCTTTTTGTCTGACTCTCGTATGATACCCATCCTGTCATTGAGTTTAGACCGATTCGAGTGGTTAAATCGCACTTTGGGGTCAAAGGGTAGCGATTTGTTACTTCAAGCTCTAGCAGAACGTTTGATATTGTGTGCGGGTGACAGCAATTCGGTGGCGCGATTGGATACATCTCAATTTGCCATTATCGTCAATCCAACTGCTCAAAAACAAAATGCTGCTGATGTTGCTCAAAACATTTTGAATGCCTTATCTTTACCTTTCCTCTTGAATACTCAAGAACTTTTCATCACTGTTAGTATCGGCATTGCTGTTTATCCCGAAGATGGTTGCGACCTCGACCACCTGCTAGATTACAGCCTAGCAGCTATGCATGGGGCGAAAAACAAAGGAGGAAATTGCTATGAGTTTTATACAGCTGCGCTTTCTGCAAAATCCATCGCTACGCTGGAACTAGAAAGCAGTCTGCATTACGCCTTAGAACGAAATGAATTGCAGCTATATTATCAGCCAAAAGTTGATGTTCAGACGCTAGCAATTGTAGGTGCAGAAGCTCTCATCCGCTGGCAACATCCTACACGCGGTATGGTTTCGCCAGTTGAATTTATTCCCATAGCAGAAGAAACTGGCTTGATTGTCCCCATTGGTCAATGGGTATTGCTTACAGCTTGCCGACAAGCTAAAATTTGGCATGATGCCGGGTTTCAGCTGTCGATGGCTGTTAACCTATCAGCATATCAATTTAATCAACCCGACCTCAGCTACCAGGTTGTTGAGATTTTAGAAGATCGCGATTTGGAACCTAAATGGCTGGAGTTAGAGCTAACTGAGAGTATATTGGTGCAAAATCCAGAAGCAGCGATCGCGACTTTGAAAGAATTAAAAGGGTTAGGTATTCAAATTTCTGTTGATGATTTTGGCACCGGTTATTCTTCTTTGACCTATCTGAAGCAATTTCCCTTTGATACATTGAAAATCGATCGCAGCTTTGTCTGCAACCTGATTAATGATGCCAAAAACGCCGCCATTACAACTGCCTTGATTCAGCTCGCTCACTCCCTAAATCTGACAGTCATTGCTGAGGGAGTGGAGACAGAAGCGGAACTGGCATTCCTACGTCAACATCATTGCGATGCAATGCAAGGCTATCTGTTCAGTCCTCCTGTACCACCACCTGCTTTTGAACTGTTGCTCAAGGCAGGCAAACAATTGCACTTTGAGTTATAG
- a CDS encoding sensor histidine kinase: protein MSKILVVEDDSATRLLLKRDLQLSGYEVVVAKNGEEGLKQAFEVRPALMLCDWMLPLMDGVEICRRLKATPDLASTFFILLTARGTVADRVEGLDAGADDFLSKPIDPNELLARVRAGLRLYRYQQQLSEANQQLSQALQELRQTQAQLVQSEKMSGLGQMVAGIAHEINNPITFISGNLAHTSEYVNDLLELMHLYQKHYPNPVVEVKRAAEEIDFEFVTRDLPKTLESMQNGAFRIRDIILSLRKFSRLDEAEIKKADIHEGLDNTLLILQHRLHRNSLENLSPNWDYSIEIIKEYDSLPLVECYPGQLNQVFFNLLNNALDALEKAQELVPQDQESFAAANLILQPFNRGRLKDDNEEERRSPTIKIRTRMSDENHIEIRICDNGSGMTPEVRGRLFDPFFTTKPVGSGTGLGLSICYQIVVGRHGGQLKCNSQLGVGTELVMQIPIRQFNDKKI from the coding sequence ATGTCAAAAATTCTTGTAGTTGAAGATGATTCGGCAACACGCCTACTTCTTAAAAGAGACCTGCAACTTTCTGGCTATGAAGTGGTAGTAGCCAAAAACGGTGAAGAAGGATTAAAACAAGCATTTGAAGTACGTCCGGCATTGATGCTATGCGATTGGATGCTACCACTAATGGATGGGGTAGAAATTTGTCGTCGCCTGAAGGCAACACCCGATCTAGCAAGTACATTCTTTATTCTGCTAACTGCTCGCGGTACTGTAGCCGATCGAGTTGAAGGTTTGGATGCGGGAGCGGATGATTTTCTCTCTAAGCCTATCGATCCCAATGAATTGCTTGCACGGGTAAGAGCGGGATTGCGGCTCTACCGATATCAACAGCAATTGAGCGAAGCAAATCAACAACTAAGCCAAGCCTTACAAGAATTGCGGCAAACTCAGGCACAGCTAGTACAAAGCGAAAAAATGTCTGGTCTTGGTCAGATGGTCGCCGGGATTGCCCACGAAATTAACAACCCTATCACTTTTATCAGTGGCAACCTTGCCCATACTAGCGAATACGTCAACGACTTGCTAGAGTTAATGCACCTTTATCAAAAACACTATCCTAATCCTGTTGTAGAAGTTAAGCGGGCAGCAGAAGAAATAGATTTTGAATTTGTCACTAGAGATCTCCCAAAGACTTTAGAATCTATGCAAAATGGGGCCTTTAGGATTCGGGATATTATACTTAGCTTAAGAAAATTTTCCAGGCTTGACGAAGCCGAAATCAAAAAAGCTGACATTCATGAAGGTCTTGATAATACTCTTTTAATCTTGCAGCATCGGCTGCATAGAAATAGTCTAGAAAATCTTTCACCGAATTGGGATTACAGTATTGAAATTATTAAAGAATATGACTCTTTGCCGTTGGTGGAGTGTTACCCCGGCCAGTTGAATCAGGTGTTTTTCAATCTTCTGAATAATGCTCTTGATGCTTTGGAAAAAGCACAGGAATTAGTACCCCAAGATCAAGAATCCTTTGCAGCCGCCAATCTCATATTACAGCCTTTTAATAGGGGTAGATTAAAGGATGATAATGAAGAAGAAAGGCGTTCTCCTACTATCAAAATTCGCACCAGAATGTCCGATGAAAATCATATAGAAATTAGGATTTGTGATAATGGTTCAGGAATGACGCCGGAAGTTAGAGGGCGGTTGTTTGACCCGTTTTTTACCACTAAACCAGTTGGCAGCGGCACGGGTTTAGGGCTGTCTATTTGTTACCAAATCGTGGTTGGGCGTCACGGGGGTCAACTTAAGTGCAATTCCCAACTGGGAGTTGGTACCGAGTTGGTAATGCAGATTCCGATTCGTCAGTTTAACGATAAGAAAATTTAA
- a CDS encoding response regulator, translating into MNDTNSPIGVILIVDDTPSNLMPMLDYLTTSGFEVLVALDGESAIRQAEYAQPDIILLDILMPEIDGFDTCRRLKANESTKDIPVIFMTALSEMGCKVEGFQVGAVDYITKPIQHEEVLSRVQTHLTIRKLYYQLQEQNLQLQKEIGDRTLAEAALAKMNAELEDRVIERTTQLKQTIEKLEDEKAERQITESYLQQSEVRFQKLAANLPGIIYRYCLYPNSKGFFPYVSAGCLSLLELEPVEIQQNADLLWRTIHPDDLASIYESVAISAQTLTPWQWEGRIIVKGKNKWIAVVARPERLESGKIFWDGLMIDITKRKLAEAALQQAKVELEDRVAQRTAELQAVNEQLRSEIQAHNITEAALRLSEERYAIAVSGSAMGVWDWNLKTKEIYISSSLKSMLGYSDREINSQLDDWLLLVHPDDREAMATAINAHLAGVTSQCEIEHRMVHKDGSIRWILARGTVMRDDQGQPYRMAGTDTDITYRAQIEKQLKESQEFLHHTLNAIADPVFVKDEQHRWLKVNDALCHFLGYSKNQLIGKSDYDFFPKEQADVFWEKDALVFSSGLENQHEEKITDSEGKAHIISTKKSIFQDESGNKILVGTIRDITEIVAAKEAALEASRLKSQFLANISHEFRTPMNGVIGMTDLLLKTNLDAHQRDFVQTIRISGDNLLELINDILDFSKLESGKMRLEKVEFDLDSTLEEVVSMVVSQANAKAIRLRASVEGKGTRQLVGDAKRLRQILVNLTENAIKFTNQGEVAIAVEIREPSSFISTRGEEAKSQKLEEFSGYILRFSVKDTGIGIAPENQKKLFQSFSQVDGSTTRRYGGTGLGLAICKQLVELMRGEIGVTSELGKGSEFWFAVPFEKSYSCKKSAAPILNLEFGYGKEEKFEPIYVQPSKDIFTMQNIQSEYSGKKQICKVLLVEDTPINQKVVMNQLKVLGYEADCAVNGQEALDRMTHAAYDLVLMDCQMPVLDGYEATRKIRDREGKESHTLIIALTANAMSGDREKCLAAGMDDYISKPISLKELKAVIERWIHNPNEPAAKQKENPASNIQNPKAEEEPVDRDRLHELSRGDAEFQIELLQAFVDDAQIYLQDAKVALKAVDCETIIRRAHQLKGGSATVAIRLMPDLAAKLESQARSNQLQGADELIAELEKALERVKAFIAAC; encoded by the coding sequence ATGAACGATACTAATTCTCCCATTGGGGTTATTTTAATTGTTGACGATACTCCCAGCAATTTGATGCCAATGCTGGATTATTTAACCACTTCTGGATTTGAAGTTTTGGTGGCTCTTGATGGAGAAAGTGCTATTAGACAAGCGGAATATGCCCAGCCAGATATTATCCTTTTGGATATCCTGATGCCGGAAATTGACGGGTTTGATACTTGTCGCCGCTTGAAAGCAAATGAGTCAACAAAAGACATTCCCGTGATTTTTATGACGGCGCTTTCTGAGATGGGGTGCAAGGTAGAAGGTTTTCAGGTGGGGGCGGTGGATTACATTACTAAGCCGATTCAGCACGAAGAGGTATTAAGTCGGGTGCAGACTCACTTGACAATTCGGAAACTATATTACCAACTCCAAGAACAAAATTTACAACTACAAAAAGAGATAGGCGATCGCACCTTGGCAGAAGCAGCACTGGCAAAAATGAATGCCGAGCTTGAAGATCGAGTTATAGAACGAACCACGCAATTAAAACAGACTATAGAAAAATTAGAAGATGAAAAGGCAGAAAGACAGATTACTGAGTCATATTTACAGCAATCTGAAGTGCGATTCCAAAAGTTAGCAGCTAACTTGCCGGGAATAATTTATCGATACTGTCTCTACCCCAATAGTAAAGGTTTCTTTCCTTATGTTAGTGCTGGTTGCTTATCTCTTCTAGAGTTAGAACCTGTTGAGATTCAGCAGAATGCTGACTTGCTTTGGAGAACAATTCATCCTGACGATCTTGCATCTATCTACGAAAGTGTGGCTATTTCTGCACAAACTTTAACTCCTTGGCAATGGGAAGGGCGAATTATAGTTAAGGGTAAAAACAAGTGGATTGCTGTTGTTGCCAGACCAGAACGATTGGAGTCGGGGAAAATTTTTTGGGATGGCTTGATGATAGACATCACCAAACGCAAGCTGGCGGAAGCAGCGCTGCAACAAGCGAAAGTTGAACTAGAAGATAGAGTTGCACAACGCACAGCTGAGTTACAAGCAGTTAACGAGCAGTTGAGGAGCGAAATTCAAGCGCATAACATTACCGAAGCCGCGCTGCGTTTGAGCGAAGAGAGATACGCGATCGCCGTCAGTGGCTCTGCGATGGGCGTATGGGACTGGAACCTTAAAACTAAAGAAATCTACATTTCTTCCAGCTTGAAATCCATGCTCGGTTATAGCGATCGCGAAATCAACAGCCAGCTTGATGACTGGCTACTTTTAGTCCATCCCGATGATAGAGAGGCGATGGCGACAGCGATTAACGCACATCTAGCGGGGGTAACTTCTCAATGCGAAATTGAACACCGAATGGTTCACAAAGATGGCAGCATTCGTTGGATACTAGCTCGCGGGACTGTCATGCGGGATGACCAGGGGCAACCGTATAGGATGGCGGGTACGGATACAGATATCACCTATCGGGCGCAGATAGAAAAACAACTGAAAGAGTCTCAAGAGTTTTTGCATCATACTCTGAATGCGATCGCCGATCCTGTTTTTGTCAAAGACGAACAACATCGCTGGCTCAAAGTTAATGATGCTCTTTGTCACTTTTTGGGATATAGCAAAAATCAACTAATTGGCAAGTCCGATTATGATTTTTTCCCTAAAGAACAAGCAGATGTATTTTGGGAAAAAGATGCCCTTGTGTTTAGCAGTGGCCTTGAAAATCAACACGAGGAAAAAATTACCGACTCAGAAGGCAAAGCTCATATTATTTCCACTAAAAAGAGTATTTTCCAAGATGAATCGGGAAATAAAATATTAGTCGGTACTATTAGAGATATCACCGAAATAGTAGCGGCAAAAGAAGCCGCTTTAGAAGCTTCCCGCCTCAAATCGCAATTTCTAGCTAATATAAGTCACGAATTTCGCACCCCCATGAATGGCGTGATTGGGATGACGGATCTGCTGCTGAAAACCAATCTTGACGCGCACCAGCGAGACTTCGTGCAGACAATTAGAATTAGTGGCGATAACTTGCTGGAACTAATTAACGATATCCTCGATTTTTCTAAACTAGAGTCCGGAAAAATGCGGCTGGAGAAGGTGGAGTTTGACTTAGATAGCACTCTAGAAGAAGTGGTATCTATGGTAGTATCGCAAGCTAATGCAAAGGCGATCAGACTGCGGGCTTCAGTAGAAGGTAAAGGAACTCGACAATTAGTAGGAGATGCCAAGCGCCTGCGGCAAATTCTCGTGAATTTAACAGAGAATGCTATTAAATTTACAAACCAAGGAGAAGTAGCGATCGCGGTAGAAATAAGGGAGCCTAGCTCTTTTATCTCAACTAGAGGAGAGGAGGCTAAGAGCCAAAAATTAGAGGAATTTTCCGGCTATATACTTCGATTTTCCGTTAAGGATACTGGTATTGGGATTGCGCCTGAAAACCAGAAAAAGTTGTTTCAATCGTTTTCTCAAGTAGATGGTTCAACCACTAGAAGATATGGAGGTACGGGCTTAGGTTTGGCGATTTGCAAGCAGCTAGTAGAATTAATGCGTGGTGAAATTGGCGTTACAAGCGAATTGGGTAAAGGTTCGGAGTTTTGGTTTGCAGTGCCTTTCGAGAAAAGTTATTCATGCAAAAAATCGGCAGCGCCAATTTTAAATCTTGAGTTTGGTTATGGTAAAGAAGAAAAATTTGAGCCAATCTACGTTCAACCTAGTAAAGATATATTTACTATGCAAAATATTCAATCAGAATACAGCGGTAAAAAGCAAATTTGCAAAGTTTTGTTAGTAGAAGATACACCTATTAACCAAAAAGTCGTAATGAATCAACTCAAAGTCTTGGGATACGAGGCTGATTGTGCCGTTAACGGTCAAGAAGCACTCGACCGCATGACGCACGCAGCTTACGATTTAGTGTTGATGGATTGTCAGATGCCAGTCCTAGATGGCTATGAAGCGACGAGGAAGATTCGCGACCGGGAAGGGAAGGAAAGTCACACTTTAATTATTGCCTTGACTGCCAATGCCATGAGCGGCGATCGCGAAAAATGTCTGGCAGCAGGTATGGATGACTACATAAGTAAACCAATTTCTTTGAAAGAATTGAAAGCAGTTATAGAGCGTTGGATTCATAACCCAAATGAGCCAGCAGCGAAGCAAAAGGAAAATCCAGCATCCAACATCCAAAATCCAAAAGCGGAAGAGGAGCCAGTCGATCGCGATCGCCTGCACGAACTCTCTAGGGGAGACGCTGAGTTTCAAATCGAACTACTGCAAGCCTTTGTGGATGATGCTCAAATTTACCTGCAAGATGCCAAAGTAGCACTCAAGGCGGTTGATTGCGAAACCATCATCCGTCGCGCTCACCAACTTAAAGGGGGAAGTGCTACCGTTGCTATTAGATTAATGCCAGACCTGGCAGCAAAGCTAGAAAGTCAGGCTCGGTCAAATCAGCTTCAGGGTGCAGATGAACTGATAGCTGAATTAGAAAAAGCTCTGGAGCGTGTTAAAGCCTTCATCGCTGCCTGCTAA